In Panicum virgatum strain AP13 chromosome 5K, P.virgatum_v5, whole genome shotgun sequence, the genomic window gaggttgtttactatagcacgacattgtctaatcatggtccaattaggcttaaaagattcgtcacGCAATTACACCTggggttatggaatgagttttgtcaattatccacatttaatactcctaattagtggtcaaatattTGAAGTACTGTAGCACTGAAAACATTTTGAGATCTAAACAAGGCATGAATACATGGATGTGTGCATTCGGAATCCAATTTTGAACTGGGAGTGAGACAAAAGTTGGGTGATACAATAAATCTCACTCAACAAATGTACTTATGCCGTTGATCTCTGGAATGTAGATCCACTTTGGGACTGCTATCCAGGGGTTTTtcaaaccgccgccgcccggttccggtttatcGGTCCAGTTTGACCGGTTATCGGTTTAaatcggtcaaattcaaatttcaaaccaaAACCCGCAGTTCAAATGGTTTCTACCGGTTAgccgaccggttagactggtaaaccggtccggtttgaatggtaaccggtcggtttgagtggtaaccggccaaattcaattttttttcttttttggtttaaattcaaatgctcgcaaaggatactaaatgaatgtttgtataacatgttttagcctaaatgaaccctccaaccctcttttgtactacttttacattaatacaatatataacatgttttatattatatttgtatacttttgtatgcactttttttttaacttcaaatgctcgcaaagtatactaaatgaacgaatatttgaaaaaaatttgacaccattagattcatcgtaacttgaagtatttttaggaattttttaaatttttttcatttttttgaattcaaatttgaaatttgaatttgggccggtttgaaaccgaccggaaccggtccggaccgttTACCGCgataaccggaccggttccggtcggGAAAAAAAATCCCTGCTGCTATCCCTGTCCCACACGACCAAGTACACGCATCGCCGGATATGGCCTCCCCGCCGGGCGCCTCACTCACCGCCGGGCTCAAACTCGCGCACCTTGCGCTCCCTCCCGGAATCCCAGCATCCCAGCCAAGAAGAGGAACGAGAAGGGAGAAAGAGATGGGAAGAGACGGGAAGgagaccaggcgccgcagccgtAAAAGATCCCGCGACGCATCCCCCTCCTCGGACTCCGATACCTCCGATTCgccttcctccgcctcctccccgagcagccgccccgagcgccgcagccgcagcagcaagCGGAAgaggtcctcctcctcgtcgcaccgccaccgccacagcCGCAAGAGCAGTGGCCGGTCGCGGAGTTCCCGCGACGAggagcgcaggcggcggcgtcggagaAGGCGGGACGAGGAGCGTAGGCGGCGCGGGGGCGATGATGGCGGGTCCTCCGGCTCGGGGTCCGAGGGGGAGGAAgatagggcggcggccgaggaggaggcgctggAGATCGTCCGAGATATCCTCGGGGAATTCCCGGCCGTCGCCGGAGAGCTCCGTCAGGTAGGGTTTCTTATCATTtttgtctcttttttttataataaaattGTGCAGAGACAGTTTACATTGTAGGATAGATGAGGGACCGTCGAAGGCTAGCCCTCCACAATTGAACTGCAAGAAAAATTAATTCATATTCAGCTACTCTGCCATAGCTAACCTACAATACTATCTGTAAGGATATGGTTTTTGATTATGTTCAGTTAGGGTGGGTTGGTTATTCTGTGTGAAAGCATGCATGTGCTATCAGGTGAAGGAGAATCAGATGTTTCACTCTAGGGGAATGGGAGAGATATGAGTCTGAACTGATTTCCGTTGGAAATATTGCCTCTCAATCCTCACCAGTAAACATACACAGAAGTTACACCCAGAACCAGAGCAAACTCACTAAACTCGGGCCCTCTCGAATGCACAAGCAAGCAGTGAGCACAACTCACTCTCTGCGGCGGAGCTAACTGCCTAACTCACGTAGATTACATGGAGTCTAGTACACAACTTTGATATGTTGATGCTATTATGTACATATGAACTCAACTACTACTGGTACTGTTTCAGGTAACTATATTATCTAGAGTTTGACAAAATTGCAGCTTGCTTATGAATGCACAAGCAAGATGTAATGAAAAACAACATCTTGGAGGTACCACTGGTACTGGTGAACTATGGAAGTAAACTTAATTCAAGTTTTTTAACTGTAAACTTAATCCATGTTAATTAACCTTTTTTCTCCTGAAATTATATGAGGGACAACATTCACTGTTGGAGTTATTTGAACTTTGTCCATTTCTATTAGCAGTCATCATGCTGAAAATCAACAACTGTGGCTTGTGGAGATATCTTTTGTCCTTGTGATAAATTTGCATGTCCAAGTTGCACATTTTTCTATCTTCCATCGAGCTGTATCTTTGAAAGTTCTAGCAACAATTGTATTTATACTACCCTTTTTAGGCATCTAATTGGTATAAAAAAGATTAAAGTTACATAATAGCATGATATGTAAGACCAATGTAAAATAGGTTATGTGAAATGATACTATTATTCTAGCAATAATCTTTACACTCTTTATTTTCTGTGGTGGCTTCATTTGTCAAAAATTATTGGGTTTTTAACTTCGGATATAATGTGAATAAAGCTACTTAACTCTGTTCAAGTTTTTAGGATTACATAATTACATTAAAAATAAAGCTACTGACATTATTCTAGCAACAATCTTTACACTCTTTATTTCCGTGGTGGCTTCATTTGTCCAAAAGTACGTTACTGCAGTGTGTTGTGCAGTAATATTATACCTTTTTCCTTTGGTCTGAATGTATTTAACTTGTGTTTCTGTCCCTCATGCACTTTCTGAGAGTAACTTTATGTTCTATGTCCCCAAGATTTCTCATGACATTTGCTTAACTTTCAGCTTCTCCAAATGATAGACAGTGGTGAAGGCATTGACATTTCTGGAATCTCCGACAAGCCATTGGTGAAGCGCTTGAAGAAGCTTTTCAGATCTCTGAGACTGAAAGAAAGTGCAACTGGGGCTTACTTGCTGCCCCCAAAAAATGTTCCTACACTTGATATTGTTGGACCATTATTATTAGCAAGTTCTAAACTTACAGGCGACAAAAATGGGAAGTCAGTATCACCTAATAGAGAAGAATTACCATCATCCAACTTTGATGTGCAAAATAAAGATAAAGATGATACTATGGCTGAAGAGCCGAAAATTGTTGGGGTGGAAGATGAACCTCCTAAAAGAAGGTAACACTTGTCTGTCACAAGTTATCTTGCTGCAAATTATTTCCATTCAATTTTCACTACATACCTGTTAATATGCTACAGGTATTCTTGGCTATGTACTTAGATTAATATATTGATTGGTATCAGGTTATCCCACAGCTTGCATATCTTCTCGATGCTGGTGTTCAAACACTATTAACTTAATAGTAACAAATAGCAAGATCATCTTTTAGTCAAAAACCATCTATGGTTGCCAGCCCCTTTTGTTTCAGACAGATAAATGACTAATTTATCATCCTTTATAATCAGTGCCTATAGGTTTTGATTGATGGTATATTGGCATTCCTGCAAGCAACAACGACAAATACTCATGTGGTAGCTTGATTTGTCATATTTCATTTTAGCACTAGAATGATGTCTCATGTCCATACCGTTGCCAATGATTATACGTATCAGTAAGTCCGTACAAAGGGCATTGAAGGCTTCATTTCCTTATAGGTATAGTGTGGTGGTGGCTATCAGTTCTTCGCTGCATGCAGTCAAGATGCCTCTGACTGTTGTCTTTTCTCTTGGCATAATAATTCTGAGTTACAATGTTTTTTATTAGTATGTTTGCCATTGTGATGCCTAATGTGGTGGAATGTTATTATGGAACACTCATTTCCTTCTCATATTGTTACCCTACACAATAAGATTCTTTTTTATCTGATTAAAACCCAATTTATTACCCAATATATGCGCAGGATAATTGGCCCTGCAATGCCATCTCGTGAGTTACTGGCTGCAGCAGCTGAAATGACAGAGGCTCTTAGGTGCCGGTAATGATTTGTTCTTTGCAGTCTGATATATTTAGCAGAGTTATGTGTTAACCAATGGTTTCTCACTGAGCATATCTTTAATGTTCCTTCTCTAGGGATGCTGAATTGGAAGCTGATGATGATTTGCTTATAGGGCCCCCACCACCTGCAGTAGTTGCAGAAGCTGCATCTGCAAATGAAGCTGAGCGATTTGAAGAGGTAAATTGTTACATTGTCAGTCATGATTTGTTTGTTTACTCTTGATAAGTTTGGAGCAATGCAGGACCAAGTACCTATAATTTTGAAGTCAAGtcaaatgttttcaaaattggGTCTAGATTACTTTTTGCTTCATCTTGTTGCATGCTTTTTCTGTGCACATATCTCAAGTCATCTTATTTGTAATTTTCCATGTTTTAAATCGCGGGCTATAGAATTTAGCGGAGGCAAGACTGAAACGCTATGGGCGCTATAGCGCCGCTATGGCATTTAGCATTTTTCAATAAAACATGCAAGATATGGCTCAAAATATTACTAATTTGAACAATTCCAGTAGATGTTTAACAAATACTTGTTCTGACTATTATTCCAGGCCATAAATCAAACTGCAAATAAGTAAATAAGTCATAGAGATGACAGAGTCAAAGAGAACATCACAAGTTCACAGAGAACATCACAAGTTCATGGACGACATCACAAGTTCACTGCCAGCTAGCAACATTTATTCTTGACTTCTTCACTGATCTAATCTGAATTAAAAGATATGGAATGTTCATCACTGGATGAATTTGATGGAGATGCCATGTCAATGGCATTGTCATCTTCTCCTTCAGAAGAAGAGGTGGCGGATGGCTCTTCATCTGGAATAGGGATCATCTTCTTTCTCTTCCTATTCCTAAGGTTCTGGTTACCTCTCTTCCTTTTGTTCTGTGACAGAGCTGTTGTTGATGTTCCTCCTTGTGATGATCCACCTTGAGCACCTTCAAGTTCTTCTCCTTCATTTGCATTTTCCTTTTGCACAATGCCTGTGATCCACTCATTGTCTTCATCTTCTACAACATCAGCAACAGCCATCTCAATGGGGTCCCTTGACTTGTCATCTCTCTTTTGTCTCAGTTTAGAATTGAATTTGACAAAGACAAGGTCCCTCATCCTCTCATGAAGGAGCTTATTGCGTCTCTTTGTGTGGATCTATAGACATaggtgagaaaaaaataattgcatCAGTGACTTAATGGTTATTGCAATGGCAATGCAGACTTGATTAAGAACAAAGGAGCTCACTTGCTCAAATATACTCCAGTTTCTCTCACATGCAGAGGACCTGCATGTCAAACTTAGAATTCTTGCAGCCAATTTCCTAAGGTTCGGTGAGCTAGTTCCATGATTCAGCCACCATTTAGCCTTAttacaaaaacaaaacaaacataGGACAGATGGTAATTTAGTTGAAAAATCAGAGAAGATCAGTAGAACAATGAACAATAAATAAATGGTTGAAGCAAACAGACCTGGATCAAAGTTCTTATTTTTCCATTGCCTTTTGGCAATTTCCTTGCCAAATGTTCCTTCTCCATCTTGGTACTGCTGCAGCTCACTAATGATCTGGTCCTGAATATTAACATTATGCTCCAACTTTGTAATACATGTAATTAATCCTTCTCTGAATGACTCATCTAGCTCAATCTCCATCTTGTTTGGATAATAATAATGTGGGTTCAAGTAGTAGCCAGCCCTATGAAGAGGAGTCTTTAACTTGCTGTCCCATCTTTTGTCAATGATATCAAACACCTCCTTATACTTACTCTGGTCATTGCCAAACCTCTCTGAGATCTCATTCTTTGCTGCCAACAAATAGCCATATAAAAACCCCATGGCCGGTACATCACTATCCATTCTTCTCAACACATTAACCAATGGTTCAAAAAAATTGATAGCAATGTCAACTCCTTTCCAAAATGTGTCAGAGCGTACTAATTTGCTAGCTGCCTTCCCCTTCACCTTGTTCAGGTACCCCATGTCATTGAGTTCATCGGACCTAAAGAGCCTCATTAATTGTTTCTTGTTGTCCTGCAAACTCTTCAAGTTCAAgtaaaaaaactcggccgggtggggaaagaccgccccaccggtattaagCTAAGAACCCCGActgagaaaatccccgaaccccagccccgccctgacactgggaaTCGCAACCCCTGGGAATTGCCTGGGCCATACAcggtcctcaggccgacctgggccgGCTCTtaaccagtgctttggcacacagGACCGGCGAGAGGATTTTTTTAACCAcaacctgaaattcgctcccatggggattcgaactcaggacctgtgGAGTGCCGCTCGAGTGTCTTAACCGCTAGGCTAAGCACCCTTTGGCTCTTCAAGTTCAAGTAGCAAGTAGCAAACCTTGTAATTCCACACCTAACCAAGTCTTTCCCAAGGAATTGCCTCATCAGGTCGAGAACCCTTGTATGTGCATAAAGAAACACAGTCAAAGACTTAGCTTTAGTAATGGTTTGATCAACTGATGGAAGCTTTCCAATATCTTCCAGCATAAGATCAAGACAATGGGCTGCACAACCATTCCAAAATATCGAGGGCCGCTTTGCTCTCAATAAACTAGATGCTGTCTCATTTACTCTTGCATTGTCAGTCACCACTTGAACAACATTTTTCTCTCCGATGTCTTCTATACACCCATCAACAAGTTCAAAGATGTACTTGCCATCTTTCCTCGCAGAAGAGCAGTCAACAGAATCAAGAAAGCAGACACCATATGCACTATGAACTACCAAATTCATCACCCCCCTACCTCTTTGGTCTGTCCAAGCATCTGTCATCACAGTACATCCATAGAGCTCCCAAGATTGTTGGTGTGGCTTGAATCCCTCTATCACCCTCTTCCTTTTCTGCAAGAACTTCCCACTCATCTCAAATGGACTAGGCCCTCTCAAGTTCCTTCCATAGTCGCCGATTGCTTCAAGCATAAGATCAAAACTTGGAAGTGTGACTGTATTGTGTGGAATGCCTGCTTCATAGAAGAACTGACAGATATACTCACACGCTCTGTCCCTCTTCTCTTCTCGTTTCTCAGTTGATAACTTTGACTGAACCTTCTCAGCAAGCCCTTTGCCCTTCCTTGCAGCTGCTACCTCTTCTGGAGTTAATTTGCAGTACTTCTCAATGGGACCACCTGAAGATCTACTTGTGCCTCTCACTTTCTTTAGTACAACAACAGCATTGCCACCATCATCacttgcttcttctccttctgaaTGGCTCAAGTCCACTATAGCCCTTTCATCCTCCACATCCTTAGCCTTCCTTTGCTTGGAATCAGTCATCTTTGTCAGCAACTTAATCATCTCTTCCTTAACATCAGATGGAACTTTCTGACATTTAGCAACATTAGACCTGGGCACCTTTCCAAGATGGTACTTGATGCGAGTAATCCCACCACTATAAGACTTGCCGCAATAGTCGCACTTCAGTGAATGTTTCTTGCTCGGATCTGGCATTGTGCAGTGATTCCAAGCAGGGTCTGCCGAATCAACATTTTGTGGATTTGTTTGTGCAGTGCTTGAGACATTCACTAGAGAGTAGAGAAGCAAAAATTCAGATTTATGAATGCAGATCGCACATTCATCACAATATTACAGGGAACAGAGTAGGTGAATCAGAAGCACTTGCCTGCTGAATTCGGTGGTATTGGTTGAGCATCAGACTGAGACATTGTTGCCGCCGGCCGGTGGTGCCGTGCAGCCGCGAGTTCGTCGGATCGATGCAACGCCAACAAGCAGTCGTCGCCTCCCTGGTCTCCGTCGCCGTCGCAGGCTCGCAGCCCTCGATTTTTCGTTGAATCAGGGAACAGAGAGGGGAATCGGGAGAGCTAGGGTTTCAGGCGAGTCTTTTATGCCAAGGCCAAACCGATATGGGCCGAATCCATCCCTAGAATTTAACTCTCCTTCACATTCAGCCCACGGACAACCTGATGATTTTAGCGTCGCTAAACGCTACGCTCCGCTACTCAAATTAGCGCCGATTTAGCGTGGAATAGCGCTCATAGCGGTAATATCGGCTATATATGGGATATCGTAGCGGCGCCGCTTTCCAGCCGCTATAGCGGCGCTAAATcgccgctatagcccgctatttaaatcATGGGTAATTTTGCATCAGTTCTGTATGTTAGGAGTACCCTGTCATTAAGTATATTGCCTTTGCTAATCCTTTCCATTACGTGCTAAAAACAGAATAGTAGAAAATTTCTGTCCTCAGCAACTTTTTGCTTTGTTTATTTTCCTTGCAACTTGCAATGAGCAGCTCTCAGCTACTTACGGGGTTAGTTGTTATTCTGGATAATATCAGATATATTTTAATATTTAGTACCTGGCTCAAACCATGCAGCAATATTTGTTAGTCAGTTTTCTTATAAATCTGATCAACATTCTAAACGGCCTTTAGGGCCTGTTGGTATTAGGATCAAACATTACCCTTGAACACTCCTTCGATGTTTAGAACGTGATCTTCCTTTATCCTAGTTTGTGCCTGCGGATTACATATGGTTATTATCTGAATCCTATTTTTCTCTCTCTGAGCATCCGTACAGAAAAGTGATTGTTATGCTTATAAGCAGTCAAGAAATACTTTGTATAATTCTTCTCTGCCTTTGGGCATCTGTTGTTGAATGCGAAACTTTCTATTTGGTTATTCTAGAAGCTGTTTCTTATAACTGCATGACATGGTGATTGcgactatctttttttttcaatgtgCTCAAGTCAATTTGTTGACCTTTCTTTTTGGTTGTTTGTTTGAAGGTTACTCGAATATTGGCTGCTGATACGAATTCACCATATGATGTTCTGGGGGTAAATTGGAAGATGTCAACTGATAACATGAAGAAAAGGTGGCGACTTGTATACTCTTCATTTTTCCAGTTGATACTAACATGCTTTTATGATAAAAATATTCTCTTCAAAATGGTTAAGTCGTCTAATTTTGTATTGGATTGGTATTTGTAGACAATCATATTGCGTGTCATAATGCAGACCAAGCTAAAATTTTAAAGCCTGTTGATAGATATGAGATACATGATATATTAAACTTATTAATTCTTGTCAGcactatttcaaaaaaattgaactATTGAAGACCAAATGAATTACTATGTTCAACTTAACAATATGGAAACAACGAAACAGTTGGAATCAAACATTTTATTCTATTGCTGTTCACTTCCAATTTATCTTCTCTACTGTTTTGACATCATAATAGTTTTAGCTAGGTGTTTGTCTGATGTAGATTAAAATTTTATCCTGACACAAACTTATCAAAATCTGTTGTGCTTCAAGGGTTTCTGAAACTGTTTTCTCATTGATTTCTATCAGTTATTCAAAAAAGTGTTAACTGCTGATTAAACAGCCGGTTTTGGAACAGTGGTATCTACGAACATGTTCATCTAATTATTCGTATTACCTCAATAATTTGGTGTGGTAAcataattcatgattaataatgCCTTGAGGTGTTCATACAGTATTTATTCCGTAGGCTGTTGGGACTATAAAACAGAACTGAGTGTCATTGCATTAAGAAGGGTTGTTGGGACTATTTTTGACACAGATGACAAAAAATTGTTGCAGCATCTTTTCACTATTGTGCCCATGAAAATTGTGGCCCCATGTTAATAACAATGTTGAACACTTGTCACACAATGCCACATTAATTATGTTTATCTTTTTTCTGCTTGAGTGATAAATCCTCCTATCTTACACTGTAGGTATTGGAAGTTGTCTCTTTTAGTGCACCCAGACAAATGTCCTCATCCTTCAGCACAAGAGGTGTTTGTGAAACTGAACAATGCCTTCAAAGACTTACAAGACCCTGATAAGGTATATGAACTGGAAAATTCACTCCTTTCATAAGCTGAAACTAGGTTCATCATTCTGTCAAAGTTTCACGTACAGAATTTTGCCAAGTACCAAAATAACCTTTTATTTTGGTATTATGGAGAAAATGGTGCATTTATACTGTGGTAGCTAAATAAGATATTATTATGAGTAGAGTTCATCTTTGTGTGATGAAGCTTGCTTCTACTTGCATTTAGTTGATAATTCATGTCACACTTGTTGATTAATAAACTCCCCACCCCTTCTTCTAGCTTAAATTTTagttatttgtatttttttctttgcAGAGAGGTGCAATAGATGAGAAGATAAAGAAGAAAGAGGAGATGGAACAATTTGAGGTAAACTTCTGCTGTTCTGTACAATGTTTATTCAagattactccctccgtcccgaaaaacaagtcattgtagtgttcaaaatttgtcccagaAAACAACTCACtttaccctatttagaaagtgcatgtgcatgtaaGAATCAACTACTGCCAAATATGGGTAataaataggggcaaacatggtcattttaaTCTATCCTAGAATTTTCCAGAATGACTTGTATTTTGGGATGGTTGGAGTACCTATCTGGCACCACTGCTCGCTGCATGATTAGTGATGCTAAAAAGATAAGTATTTTATGCTGATTATTGCATTCCTGTACTGTTTAGATTGAGCTCAAAGCAATGCGTGAGGCTGCCGAATGGAGACGATTACAAGGTAAGTTGTGATATTATATCTACAACAAATATTCCGAAAAATTAATTTAAACAAAATTTGATGCTATGTATTGTAGCAatgtagcaaaaaaaaaaaaagaaagagttgGTTTTGCAAAACTTTCTACTGTGTAACATTCTAACAACTGCAACATATAGGGACGGACCATTTCACAAAATTACAACTTTGGACCCCATCTTACAAGTGGGGCCATGACCATTTTTTTAGTCGTGGTTCCTTGTTATTGAGGACCGAAGTAGTGTGGTTTTCTTGAAATAATCACTAGACAATGTAGTTCCTTGTTACATTGTTGCAAATAGTTGTAGTTTTGTGGAATTAACATGATGCTCTTTTTTCCAAATTTCAATCAACGTTTGGACTTTGAAGGGCAAAGGTCCAATTGCTTGCTATGAAGTCCTGGTCACGGTTCACTTTGGCAAACGACACACATATTATCAAATTAAGCAACATAATAATAAAAGTGACTTTAATCTCTAAATACATATTAGCTTCCAACTCAAATATTGTTGAATTGACCTTTGGCTTCTACACAAGCTTGTACTGTAAGATATTGATATTGCACATACTACCCTCTTATGCACATACTTTGATGATGTTTACTGTGGTACTGTAAACTTTAGATGTGCTACTTGGTAGTCCCTTGACTTGATACCTGCAGTTTGATAGCCTACAGTCCTGTGCAGTAATGTACTTTACCCACCATAGGATGTTGTAAACTCTTGTTTTTTATGAGGGTTCGCGCTTAGATCTAGTGACTTCTGATTTTGTGGATTAGTTTTGTTCAAATTTGACACAGCTGGTAATGGTAATCGTAAGGGGTAAATGTGATGACATATTGCATCTTTTTGCTTGCAGGTATATCACTTGCTGGTGATGAGGAACTTTTAGCAGGTCCTAAAGAGGCACAGGCACCTAAGAGAGATGAATGGATGACCACGTTGCCACCTGAGAGAAAAGTAAATGATAAAAATAATAACTTGTTCAATTGTTTTACAATTCACCAATGTATGTTTACTTTATGTGTTTATCTTACATGTATAAA contains:
- the LOC120707058 gene encoding transcriptional regulator ATRX homolog, with the translated sequence MASPPGASLTAGLKLAHLALPPGIPASQPRRGTRREKEMGRDGKETRRRSRKRSRDASPSSDSDTSDSPSSASSPSSRPERRSRSSKRKRSSSSSHRHRHSRKSSGRSRSSRDEERRRRRRRRRDEERRRRGGDDGGSSGSGSEGEEDRAAAEEEALEIVRDILGEFPAVAGELRQLLQMIDSGEGIDISGISDKPLVKRLKKLFRSLRLKESATGAYLLPPKNVPTLDIVGPLLLASSKLTGDKNGKSVSPNREELPSSNFDVQNKDKDDTMAEEPKIVGVEDEPPKRRIIGPAMPSRELLAAAAEMTEALRCRDAELEADDDLLIGPPPPAVVAEAASANEAERFEEVTRILAADTNSPYDVLGVNWKMSTDNMKKRYWKLSLLVHPDKCPHPSAQEVFVKLNNAFKDLQDPDKRGAIDEKIKKKEEMEQFEIELKAMREAAEWRRLQGISLAGDEELLAGPKEAQAPKRDEWMTTLPPERKAGVPMHSTTSFSMNGKEGRGDTSVWTDTPLDRAQKAQQSYLEAYNKTKAIAEGDDVKSKNPDASIVDKYNTSKRSVSLVQKHRESKKEKKKQKQHEKEEWEGNHPWKPWDREKDLSAGRQKVALDPENMSQGLSSRFSSGAVQRNFL